The DNA window TTGCTGTTGCAAATAGGAACCGTGCTACTGAAATGGCGCGCCTTCTTCGGAAGTACAACACCAGGTTTGTTTCCACAAAGTCTGACAACTGGGAGCCAAAGAGCAAACGTTGGAGGCACCAGCTGCAAAGTCTTCATGATATGTATCGCCCCATGATTGGCAAGTTAAAGGTATTTCTGTTCGCGCCCCAGAGAATTCGGAGCACTTCCCAGGGTGACATCTACCTCGGGCTCTATGATGGGATGGAGGTGGCGGTATGGGCAAACCGCCATGCAAAAGGGATCGAGGAGAAAACGTTCCTTGATCAATGTGGGAGCTGTGAACATCTACTGAAGCTCTTCCAATCTGAGCAAGAAAAGGGCTGCATGTATTTGTGCTTCACTCTCTGGGAGAAAAACCTCGAAGAACATCTACAGGACCCAGATGACCCAAAGGATTACAAAGGCATCATGAAGATGATCttccaggcagtgagagagctGCACTCACTCGGGTTTGCTCACCAGGCTCTGCATCCCAAGAACTTCCTGCTAGGTTGGTTGGGTTTTGGTGTTTTGGTGTTGTGGGGtgttgttctttgttgttgttgtttcctgttCCTAAGTCAGATATGAAAGACCAGTGCAGATATGCTTATGTAGAATGGCATTAGTTCTCTGGATAAGCATAGATGTGTTCCAGATAGCCCGGGGGGAGTGAATAGAGTAGCTTTCATGTCTCATTGGATCTGCTTGCATTTCTGGGCTTTGCAGATAGCCCAACTCACAGCATTCTCTCCCGAGATCTGTTTTCTAAAGGAAGCAGTGACAGGCTTGTATCAGCATTCCTCACTTGTTAACATTCTCTTATTTCCCCAGATTTAGGTGGCAAAATTTGCTTGGTGGATTTTGATGGCACCAGAAAGCTGACTGAAGGCAAAGCAGAACTTATCAACAAAGACTTAGAGGTAGCTTCTCTCCAAACCAATGTATGGTTTCAAATCTCAGCTTATTTctgatgctttcttttgctgtgaTTTCTAGGGGCCTCTCTTGTGCATCTTCAACTAGAAGATGTGTTGCTTCTGGGGCAAGCCCATGTCATGGTAGACCACATATGAGAATGGCAGTGACTGGGATGTAAGGCTTGGGCTGGTGGTGGGACCCCTACGGACACCCTGGGATCTGGATTATGGTGTTTGCCCCATCTCATTGTGCACAAGCATTCAGAGTTCCTATCCACATATATTTACACGCTTGTGCACACCCACAGACCCATGTTGATGCCATGTGACCCATTCTGCTCATTTAGGAATACTGGTCCCATTTCTTCCATTTGGTAAGAACCTTCACACGCATCTTGATGTGTTTCTTTGCAGAACCTCAGCAAGCTCATGCTGTATGTTTTAACAGGGGGTAGGAAACCCCTTAATGAAGTCAGTACTGAGGATATGGATTCAGGTTCCATGGATTATGAGGAGGCTTTGGACCTCATTGATAGCCTGGCCTCTCACGATGAACGGGGCTTGGAAGGTCTGAGCGAGCATCCCTATTTCTGGAACAAACAGAGGTAAGCCCTAAGAGCACAAAGAAAAGTTGTTTGTGCAGGATTTGCCTGTAATGCTGGGAATGGTGTAAGCTGTTGCAGCTAATGAATGTCCTTGTTCTGCAGGAAGTTCAACATGCTAAAGAATATATGGAATAAAATCAAAGATCTGTCTGGTGACAATGAAGAGGATGCTTTTGGCACTCTTAATGCTGGAAAATCTGTTCCTTACCCAAACTGGACTAAGCAGGTAAACCTCTTCTTTTTGGGTTGACATGAGGTTGAAGCTAGACCTTCAACCAGATGTTTTACTCAGCTGGATGAAGACTCTGagttctctccttctctctggACCTGTAGATGTTCATAATCTACTGTGTCATGTTGACAATCCTAATAGGAATGCTATGCCTTGGCCAGGCAGGAGCATCAGGGAGTCTATACAGTGTGTCCTGCAGTGCTCAAGTTGGTATGCTTATAAGTGTCACAGAGTATATCCATGCAAGGTGGTGTCTCTAGAGAATGGCAGGAGTTGTGGTAAGTAAAAGCAGATGTGCTGCTTTCATGGTGTGTGTGAAAGGCAGGGAATAAATAATCTGTAATCTTATTTCAGGTTGATAAAAGGATTATGAAGATCATGAAGAAtcccagaaaaggaaaacatttctcctACTCAGAAGAGATCACAGACCTACTGAGGTTCATCAGAAATCTGGATGAACACCCTCATAAGAGGTACGTGTTCACATGCTTGTCCCTGCCACGGTTGTATTGTTGTATATCTGTAAGTATCAGTGAGTTTGAGAGCAAAACCTCAttaaatctctttatttttcagaggtTGCTTCCTTTGACAGTATAGCAGTGTATAAAGGGTTGTGTAACGTGGCCCTCCTGAGGGTGAGAGTGAGTAGCTTTGCTCACAGGAGCAAACTTCAGACTTTGAAGCAACATCTGGCTCCCAGATTTGTATCATCTCCTCCTTGTGTCTTGAGGAAGCTACTTGCTTCTATTTCCAATGTGCTTATGTTACCTGAGCTGAGGCAgtttgaatcatagaaccattaaggttggaaagaccactaagatcatcacCTCCAACTGTCTATGCTTATCTATGCTCTAAATAACACCACTCCGTGCCCCATCTATCCTTCCcctgaaaacctccagggatggtgattccaccaccaTCCTAGGCAGCCAATGGCTCACTCAGTGCTCCTGAAGAGCTGCTGGACTGCCCTACCCTCTCTAGCCATGGGCATTTCACATCTCAGGCACTATCTCCAAGTCATGCCTCACCAAGGCTAATGGCTGGCACTGCTCTTCTGTGAAGATGCTGGTGAGTGTGCTAGAGGAACAGCAAAGAAGTGCAGATCTTGGGGAAAGCATAGAAAGGTTGCAGCTCACGGACTTGTAGGAAATTAGCGTGTTATCAGAATGGCTTTTCCTCTGCAAGGGAGGAACTGAGGCATGGTGGGTTCCTTGGCTGTtcttttaaaaacctttttctttcttcgtTTCACTCAGGATCAGTGCAATAGCAGGAGACTACGCTGAGTATTTCCTGAAGCTTTTTCCAAAACTGACCATTTATGCCTACAACTGTTTACGCCGGCATCCCAGATACAGTCACTACATAGACATTCCGGACCCTTCTGCATAGGAGGCCGTTGCCTCGCATCCCGTGGGTGATCCCACTTTCTCTGCCTCCTTCAGCTGCAAAAGAGTTGAAGAAAGTGGGTaaggagacgagagcagggaCGGAGCATAAAGGACTTGGCCTGAGAGAATGGAATATGGTTCGGAGGAAGTGTCTGGTGTAGGAACCATGGGCTTGGGAGGGGAGCCACACTGAGTATTAGCTCAGTGACTTCCCCATCTCTCTGGGCTTGACTACCCCTTGGAGATGGAGACCTTGTGGTATCCTGATTGTCCCAGGGGCTGCTTGTTTCTCTGTGAACAGCTTTCAGAAGGTGGCACAATGATTATATAGAGCTTATGGAATATTTTCTAGCTGTTGAATGGGTTTTTAATGTTGTGAGAAAACACTTGGTGTTCTATTAGCCTATGCAGAGCCAAACTGGGAATAAACTTACTTGGAGAACTGGTGTTTCCTATGCTCTTCTATGAATGAGGTACCTCATCCCTCCCTGAGAGAGGAAAACATTCTGAAGCTGTACTGGGCTCTGAAGGCTTCCTCTCCTTGGGTGCATAACACCTCTTGGGAGATGGGCTGTATGGAGGACTAATTGTTGTTTTGCATTCATGGGGTGAGGATTTCATGGCTGAGTTGATGTGCAAAGATGAATCAGTGCTTGCGTGCTCCTGTGTACATGCGGAATTCAGAGTGGGTGTGTTTGACCCATCTCTTCTACAAGGGAGTGACTGTCAAAATGCATCACTGGGCCCCGTGCATCTGCTTAGCTGTGTGTGCTGATATCTTTACATGTTTGCAAaccagcaggcagtgctgtgcgTGAGCCTGATTGCCATGCAtcttggtgtgtgtgtgtgtacacacaaAATCCAGGCACATCTGTTATTTTGAGCCTGGCTGCGAGCTGCCTTCTCCAATACAAAGTGCAGCCAGATCTCTGCACCTTCCCAACTTGCAGCATGCTGTGCGCTCATGCAATGGCTCTGAGCACTTGCCAGTGCAGCGCTTGCACTGTGCTAgtgtctgagctgctgctctgggcacTGATGCATGCTTGGCTCACTATGTATGTGTGCCATGACTTAAGGGCAATGCATTTTGGGGCTGGAAGCCTGGGGCAAATCCAGCTTGCAGCACAAGGACAGTGTTGAGAATGTGCAGCTGGCTATaagaagctgctgcagctcctgagaaGTCTCTCATTTATGAAAGCGTTGGACTTTGGGCTTGTTTGATCCTGCCAAGTGTTGTTAATCCTAATGGACAAATAAGAAACGTCATCTCCTGCCTTAAATACACCTGTGCTGTTTCCAGGCTGCGGGTTCTAGGATTTGAGGGTTAAAATGTAGCTGAAAATAGCTGTAAAGGTACACAGTGGAGTTTGCACGGGagggagctgtgagcagcaatGTGTGCTAAAggttctgctctttgctttcatgAGGTGATGTCCAAAGTACACCGGATTTCTGCAGCTTCCTGGTGGCTCAGCATGGCCATACTCCCTTcccaaaaaggaaaatgaaggcaTTTGGGGGGATTTGGTCAGTGCTTTGGAAACGTAGCTGCACTGGTTGtttaaaaagggggaaaaatacaaaaccaaacaggccTAAATTCAGCATAAGCTGACTCTGATTGGAAAATGGGTATCTCCTTGGGTAGATCCACCTGAGTGGCATGTTCCTGTAAGTTACAAG is part of the Excalfactoria chinensis isolate bCotChi1 chromosome 8, bCotChi1.hap2, whole genome shotgun sequence genome and encodes:
- the RNASEL gene encoding 2-5A-dependent ribonuclease isoform X1, with translation MEPRTHNQQEASTMSSMQNTDNIASELNDALRHGQREKVLELLENGADVNSKVEFGWTPLHSAVQSGDKEMVELLLTKGAYPHARKDNGGTVFIEAAMVGNVELLELLFGCGFNINDSDNNGFTAFMEAAWYGMEDALRFLHSKGADVNLQRTASEEKKKLNKGGKTALMDACLGGYFSVVKTLIQEMGADVNICDSEGRNALIHTLKDCERGKSESDVFEIGRFLLDCGVDVSCKDEAGKTALILAVQRKNTSLVKALLDKDVINIDDAGEDGQTALMVAVEKNAYDIAEMLCQKGARTDVGNLIAVANRNRATEMARLLRKYNTRFVSTKSDNWEPKSKRWRHQLQSLHDMYRPMIGKLKVFLFAPQRIRSTSQGDIYLGLYDGMEVAVWANRHAKGIEEKTFLDQCGSCEHLLKLFQSEQEKGCMYLCFTLWEKNLEEHLQDPDDPKDYKGIMKMIFQAVRELHSLGFAHQALHPKNFLLDLGGKICLVDFDGTRKLTEGKAELINKDLENLSKLMLYVLTGGRKPLNEVSTEDMDSGSMDYEEALDLIDSLASHDERGLEGLSEHPYFWNKQRKFNMLKNIWNKIKDLSGDNEEDAFGTLNAGKSVPYPNWTKQVDKRIMKIMKNPRKGKHFSYSEEITDLLRFIRNLDEHPHKRISAIAGDYAEYFLKLFPKLTIYAYNCLRRHPRYSHYIDIPDPSA
- the RNASEL gene encoding 2-5A-dependent ribonuclease isoform X2, producing the protein MEPRTHNQQEASTMSSMQNTDNIASELNDALRHGQREKVLELLENGADVNSKVEFGWTPLHSAVQSGDKEMVELLLTKGAYPHARKDNGGTVFIEAAMVGNVELLELLFGCGFNINDSDNNGFTAFMEAAWYGMEDALRFLHSKGADVNLQRTASEEKKKLNKGGKTALMDACLGGYFSVVKTLIQEMGADVNICDSEGRNALIHTLKDCERGKSESDVFEIGRFLLDCGVDVSCKDEAGKTALILAVQRKNTSLVKALLDKDVINIDDAGEDGQTALMVAVEKNAYDIAEMLCQKGARTDVGNLIAVANRNRATEMARLLRKYNTRFVSTKSDNWEPKSKRWRHQLQSLHDMYRPMIGKLKVFLFAPQRIRSTSQGDIYLGLYDGMEVAVWANRHAKGIEEKTFLDQCGSCEHLLKLFQSEQEKGCMYLCFTLWEKNLEEHLQDPDDPKDYKGIMKMIFQAVRELHSLGFAHQALHPKNFLLDLGGKICLVDFDGTRKLTEGKAELINKDLENLSKLMLYVLTGGRKPLNEVSTEDMDSGSMDYEEALDLIDSLASHDERGLEGLSEHPYFWNKQRKFNMLKNIWNKIKDLSGDNEEDAFGTLNAGKSVPYPNWTKQMFIIYCVMLTILIGMLCLGQAGASGSLYSVSCSAQVGMLISVTEYIHARWCL
- the RNASEL gene encoding 2-5A-dependent ribonuclease isoform X4; translated protein: MEPRTHNQQEASTMSSMQNTDNIASELNDALRHGQREKVLELLENGADVNSKVEFGWTPLHSAVQSGDKEMVELLLTKGAYPHARKDNGGTVFIEAAMVGNVELLELLFGCGFNINDSDNNGFTAFMEAAWYGMEDALRFLHSKGADVNLQRTASEEKKKLNKGGKTALMDACLGGYFSVVKTLIQEMGADVNICDSEGRNALIHTLKDCERGKSESDVFEIGRFLLDCGVDVSCKDEAGKTALILAVQRKNTSLVKALLDKDVINIDDAGEDGQTALMVAVEKNAYDIAEMLCQKGARTDVGNLIAVANRNRATEMARLLRKYNTRFVSTKSDNWEPKSKRWRHQLQSLHDMYRPMIGKLKVFLFAPQRIRSTSQGDIYLGLYDGMEVAVWANRHAKGIEEKTFLDQCGSCEHLLKLFQSEQEKGCMYLCFTLWEKNLEEHLQDPDDPKDYKGIMKMIFQAVRELHSLGFAHQALHPKNFLLDLGGKICLVDFDGTRKLTEGKAELINKDLENLSKLMLYVLTGGRKPLNEVSTEDMDSGSMDYEEALDLIDSLASHDERGLEGLSEHPYFWNKQRKFNMLKNIWNKIKDLSGDNEEDAFGTLNAGKSVPYPNWTKQECYALARQEHQGVYTVCPAVLKLVCL
- the RNASEL gene encoding 2-5A-dependent ribonuclease isoform X3, whose product is MEPRTHNQQEASTMSSMQNTDNIASELNDALRHGQREKVLELLENGADVNSKVEFGWTPLHSAVQSGDKEMVELLLTKGAYPHARKDNGGTVFIEAAMVGNVELLELLFGCGFNINDSDNNGFTAFMEAAWYGMEDALRFLHSKGADVNLQRTASEEKKKLNKGGKTALMDACLGGYFSVVKTLIQEMGADVNICDSEGRNALIHTLKDCERGKSESDVFEIGRFLLDCGVDVSCKDEAGKTALILAVQRKNTSLVKALLDKDVINIDDAGEDGQTALMVAVEKNAYDIAEMLCQKGARTDVGNLIAVANRNRATEMARLLRKYNTRFVSTKSDNWEPKSKRWRHQLQSLHDMYRPMIGKLKVFLFAPQRIRSTSQGDIYLGLYDGMEVAVWANRHAKGIEEKTFLDQCGSCEHLLKLFQSEQEKGCMYLCFTLWEKNLEEHLQDPDDPKDYKGIMKMIFQAVRELHSLGFAHQALHPKNFLLDLGGKICLVDFDGTRKLTEGKAELINKDLENLSKLMLYVLTGGRKPLNEVSTEDMDSGSMDYEEALDLIDSLASHDERGLEGLSEHPYFWNKQRKFNMLKNIWNKIKDLSGDNEEDAFGTLNAGKSVPYPNWTKQVDKRIMKIMKNPRKGKHFSYSEEITDLLRFIRNLDEHPHKRGCFL